The following coding sequences are from one Megamonas funiformis window:
- the rpsT gene encoding 30S ribosomal protein S20 translates to MPNIKSSILSVKTDAMRRAKNVSAKSAIKTASRKVLDAVAAGNAEEAKALLVIACKKIDQGAANRLFHKNCAARRKSRLARRVNSLSK, encoded by the coding sequence TTGCCAAACATTAAATCTTCTATTCTCAGCGTAAAAACAGATGCTATGCGTCGTGCAAAAAATGTTTCTGCTAAATCTGCTATAAAAACTGCTTCTCGTAAAGTTCTTGATGCTGTTGCTGCTGGCAATGCTGAAGAAGCAAAAGCATTACTTGTAATCGCATGCAAAAAAATAGACCAGGGTGCTGCTAACAGATTATTCCATAAAAATTGCGCAGCTCGCCGTAAATCTCGTTTAGCTCGCCGAGTAAACAGCTTAAGCAAATAA